From a region of the Procambarus clarkii isolate CNS0578487 chromosome 18, FALCON_Pclarkii_2.0, whole genome shotgun sequence genome:
- the LOC138366032 gene encoding elastin-like has protein sequence MPGAGCGGFQGLPDAWSWLRGLPGGFQMPGAGCGGFQGLPDAWSWLRGLPGGYQMLGAGCGVFQEATRCLELAVGASRGYQMPGAGCGGFQEATRCLELAAGASRGYQMLGAGCGGFQGATRCLELAEGSSRRLPDAWSWLWGLPGATRCLELAAGASRRLPDAWSWLQGLPGGYQMPGAGCRDFQGGYQMPGAGCGGFQEATRCLELAAGASRKLSDAWSWLRGLPGDYQMPGAGCGGFQEATRCLELAAGASRGLPDAWSWLWGLPGGYQMPGAGCGGFQGITRCLELAAGASRGLPDAWSWLRGLLGGYQMPGAGCGGFQEATRCLELAAGASRRLPDAWSWLRGLPGGYQMLGAGCGGFQGVTRCLELAAGASRGLPDAWSWLRGLPGGYQMPSSSNLTIRPR, from the coding sequence ATGCCTGGAGCTGGCTGTGGGGGCTTCCAGGGGCTACCAGATGCCTGGAGCTGGCTGCGGGGGCTTCCAGGAGGCTTCCAGATGCCTGGAGCTGGCTGCGGGGGCTTCCAGGGGCTACCAGATGCCTGGAGCTGGCTGCGGGGGCTTCCAGGGGGCTACCAGATGCTTGGAGCTGGCTGTGGGGTCTTCCAGGAGGCTACCAGATGCCTGGAGCTGGCTGTGGGGGCTTCCAGGGGCTACCAGATGCCTGGAGCTGGCTGCGGGGGCTTCCAGGAGGCTACCAGATGCCTGGAGCTGGCTGCGGGGGCTTCCAGGGGCTACCAGATGCTTGGAGCTGGCTGCGGGGGCTTCCAGGGGGCTACCAGATGCTTGGAGCTGGCTGAGGGGTCTTCCAGGAGGCTACCAGATGCCTGGAGCTGGCTGTGGGGGCTTCCAGGGGCTACCAGATGCCTAGAGCTGGCTGCGGGGGCTTCCAGGAGGCTACCAGATGCTTGGAGCTGGCTGCAGGGGCTTCCAGGGGGCTACCAGATGCCTGGAGCTGGCTGCCGGGACTTCCAGGGAGGCTACCAGATGCCTGGAGCTGGCTGCGGGGGCTTCCAGGAGGCTACCAGATGCTTGGAGCTGGCTGCGGGGGCTTCCAGGAAGTTATCAGATGCCTGGAGCTGGCTGCGGGGGCTTCCAGGGGATTACCAGATGCCTGGAGCTGGCTGCGGGGGCTTCCAGGAGGCTACCAGATGCCTGGAGCTGGCTGCGGGGGCTTCCAGGGGATTACCAGATGCCTGGAGCTGGCTGTGGGGGCTTCCAGGAGGCTACCAGATGCCTGGAGCTGGCTGCGGGGGCTTCCAGGGGATTACCAGATGCCTGGAGCTGGCTGCGGGGGCTTCCAGGGGATTACCAGATGCCTGGAGCTGGCTGCGGGGGCTTCTAGGGGGCTACCAGATGCCTGGAGCTGGCTGCGGGGGCTTCCAGGAGGCTACCAGATGCTTGGAGCTGGCTGCAGGGGCTTCCAGGAGGCTACCAGATGCCTGGAGCTGGCTGCGGGGGCTTCCAGGGGGTTACCAGATGCTTGGAGCTGGCTGCGGGGGCTTCCAGGGGGTTACCAGATGCTTGGAGCTGGCTGCGGGGGCTTCCAGGGGATTACCAGATGCCTGGAGCTGGCTGCGGGGGCTTCCAGGGGGCTACCAGATGCCTAGTTCCAGCAATCTCACTATTCGGCCTCGGTAG